The following are from one region of the Periophthalmus magnuspinnatus isolate fPerMag1 chromosome 5, fPerMag1.2.pri, whole genome shotgun sequence genome:
- the terf2ip gene encoding telomeric repeat-binding factor 2-interacting protein 1 translates to MPSKSKDEPQSKRLFVSEEGEPLNFYLRPGPMKRELVPLIRAGGGLMCNFLKKGTILLKDPEERASLPKSTAHLYVSTRYIQDCIEKNERLNIEEYRLIPESPNLAKKKSKSKVDSPALLTGRSAYTTEEDNAILSYVSKHKNEIGGNRLWQEMAKQQVTSHSWQSMKYHYRVQLVHKLSACKQADTENENKTTDTDQTETDSKSTSPQNIPVEAEDPENISAEMDLTQISADSREEQADVEPAKCHNSDSMETSKSEIDETPEQQQTNSSATEKDGPTETTAKTVRNSNDKSSPKSINRPVTRRQLELENIPYVKKLRSGAFPGSLVILPQHSDRSKPVSSTKRIQTEAQSPPKKVRRKTESNVAEQIQEERESGPSETTQIDEGNSLVPQPQSTEKKAEKRKLGILEMATKEFEENSESDSDLQCETPGPSTSIEAVKGSSNSVDPSPSNSENQEKDPATTQAEQNPQPTTTDTATTTAPATAHNDASASDPAISEVTTRGNPPTEQMSSKAHLFIFESESQELEEDSEVTTRDNPPTEQVSSKAHLFIFESESQEPEDVSQSLVGSSSSAAIPTNEPTNSPSLTQEQLEEDVQLLREFMKHTNQNLINVTKALLQASGDLFLAYEILQKPSSFSGPIWTRTDDQRLCSTDQEVRQDLLTKYGEEALAKRLQFLEIEG, encoded by the exons ATGCCATCCAAAAGTAAAGACGAGCCACAGTCCAAGAGGCTGTTTGTGAGCGAAGAGGGGGAGCCGTTGAACTTCTATCTCAGACCAGGCCCCATGAAACGAGAGCTGGTGCCGCTAatcagagctggaggaggtctGATGTGTAATTTCCTCAAAAAAGGCACCATCCTGCTCAAAGACCCAGAGGAGAGGGCATCTCTTCCAAAAAGTACTGCTCACTT GTATGTGTCAACGAGGTACATTCAGGACTGTATTGAGAAGAATGAAAGGCTGAATATAGAAGAGTACAGACTGATTCCAGAATCTCcaaatttggcaaaaaaaaaatcaaagagcAAAGTCGACTCTCCCGCCCTTTTAACAG GAAGATCTGCCTACACCACTGAGGAAGACAATGCTATTCTGAGTTATGTGAGCAAACACAAGAATGAGATTGGGGGTAACCGGCTGTGGCAGGAGATGGCCAAACAACAAGTGACCAGCCACAGCTGGCAATCCATGAAATATCACTACAGAGTACAGCTGGTGCACAAGCTGTCAGCATGCAAGCAGGCAGACACGGAAAAT gaaaacaaaacaacagatacAGATCAAACAGAAACTGACAGTAAAAGTACATCTCCTCAAAATATCCCAGTTGAGGCAGAGGATCCCGAGAACATTTCAGCAGAGATGGACCTGACACAG ATTTCCGCTGACTCCCGTGAGGAACAGGCAGATGTAGAACCAGCCAAATGCCATAACAGTGATTCCATGGAGACTTCTAAATCTGAAATCGATGAGACGCCAGAACAACAGCAAACTAACAGCTCTGCTACTGAAAAAGATGGACCAACAGAAACTACTGCAAAAACTGTCCGAAACTCAAATGACAAATCATCACCCAAATCAATTAACCGTCCAGTAACAAGACGGCAACTTGAATTAGAAAATATCCCATATGTGAAAAAACTCAGGTCAGGAGCATTCCCTGGTAGCCTAGTCATATTGCCACAACATTCAGACAGATCCAAACCAGTTTCCAGCACCAAAAGAATTCAAACAGAAGCTCAATCACCACCAAAAAAGGTCAGGAGGAAAACTGAGTCCAATGTAGCAGAGCAAATTCAAGAGGAACGTGAAAGTGGTCCATCTGAAACGACACAAATAG atgaaGGAAATAGTCTTGTACCTCAACCTCAATCTACAGAGAAGAAAGCAGAGAAGAGGAAACTTGGCATTCTTGAGATGGCTACTAAAGAATTTGAAGAGAATAGTGAG tcTGACTCTGATCTTCAGTGTGAAACGCCAGGACCAAGCACTTCCATAGAGGCAGTTAAAGGTTCTTCAAACTCTGTGGATCCATCTCCTTCAAATTCAGAAAATCAAGAAAAAGATCCAGCCACCACACAAGCTGAACAAAATCCTCAACCCACCACCACAGATACTGCTACGACTACTGCCCCTGCTACTGCCCACAATGATGCCAGCGCCTCTGATCCTGCCATATCAGAGGTAACCACAAGGGGCAATCCTCCAACTGAGCAGATGTCATCAAAGGCCCACCTGTTTATATTTGAAAGTGAAtcacaggagctggaggaggactCAGAGGTGACCACAAGAGACAATCCTCCAACTGAGCAGGTGTCATCAAAGGCCCACCTGTTTATATTTGAAAGCGAATCGCAGGAGCCGGAGGACGTCTCCCAGTCTCTTGTTGGTTCCAGTTCATCCGCTGCCATCCCAACGAATGAACCTACAAACTCCCCATCACTGACTCAGGAGCAGCTGGAAGAAGACGTCCAGCTGCTCAGAGAGTTCATGAAACACACCAATCAG AACTTAATCAACGTGACCAAAGCCCTTCTGCAGGCCAGTGGAGACCTGTTTTTGGCCTATGAGATCCTCCAGAAACCCTCGTCATTCTCTGGACCGATCTGGACTCGGACTGATGATCAACGTTTGTGTTCCACAGACCAAGAAGTACGACAGGATCTGCTGACCAAGTATGGTGAAGAGGCCTTGGCCAAAAGACTCCAGTTTCTAGAGATTGAGGGATGA